A single region of the Nicotiana sylvestris chromosome 6, ASM39365v2, whole genome shotgun sequence genome encodes:
- the LOC138870695 gene encoding uncharacterized protein, producing the protein MAAPPNNEENQSTNRPQRFQKMVRRNGGTPKKGSSSRNTKGYDCCHKCGKPGHFIKHCPFLKQEHYKHNSDKVAKKKLVPDKRFSRKSAADNVISYRLRLVHDLSIYERSATIRARDRKTTATIEKRERSNRDIRKGVAIRNIEKEVGQIAKILSERVPGTLPADTERNPKEIVNVVTLRSGQVLKDPTLKQKDVILEKESVEQLKNDVDKKKKGQMKAEKKNKRETSRREEHDVSEHCLP; encoded by the exons atggctgctccaccaaacaaCGAGGAAAATCAATCAACCAATAGACCACAAAGATTTCAGAAAATGGTTCGTAGAAATGGAGGCACTCCCAAGAAGGGTAGTTCTAGTAGAAACACTAAAGGATACGATTGTTGTCACAAGTGTGGAAaaccagggcatttcatcaaacactGCCCATTTCTGAAACAAGAGCATTACAAACACAACTCTGACAAAGTAGCAAAAAAGAAATTGGTTCCTGACAAACGATTCAGCCGAAAAAGTGCAGCTGACAATGTCATTA GTTACAGGTTAAGATTGGTGCATGACTTGAGCATCTACGAAAGAAGTGCTACCATACGAGCCAGAGATAGAAAAACAACTGCAACAATTGAGAAAAGAGAAAGATCTAATCGAGACATCAGAAAAG GGGTAGCAATTCGAAATATAGAGAAGGAAGTAGGACAGATTGCAAAAATATTATCTGAGAGAGTTCCAGGAACTCTTCCCGCTGATACTGAGAGAAACCCCAAGGAAATAGTGAATGTTGTAACCTTGAGAAGTGGGCAAGTGTTGAAAGATCCCACCCTGAAACAAAAAGATGTAATACTTGAAAAAGAAAGTGTGGAGCAGCTGAAGAATGATgttgataagaagaagaaaggcCAGATGAAAGCCGAGAAAAAGAATAAGAGAGAAACTTCGAGAAGGGAGGAACATGATGTGAGCGAgcattgtttaccttga